The genome window GCATCTCATACTTGTGTTGTGGTGACAATACTAACCAAGCATCATTAGCCACATCTGGTATCTAACCTCATTGTAACCTGAGCTGTGCCTGAACTTCAAGGTCAACCTTACATCAGTTATGTTGGACAATCCATGGGCTTGCAAATTCAGACTAAAAGCAGCAAACATTCTATGTTTTTCAGAGGTTAAAGCAACACCTGGCACCACATAGcactaaaggaaaagaaaaaaaggctattTAACCAGTTTTCAGGTGAGGAAGGATCACAAAAGACTCCCTGCAATCTGTTCCAATGATTAAACTCGGAATTTTGCACAAATATGCCCAGCTGGCATTGCCCTTCTACCTGCTCAACACAAGCTTCAGAATGATTCTTTTTATCTGAAGGCAAATTCATCCTGGCCTCTTGAGCAACTGAAACCTTGACCTCCAGTCTTCATGGGTAGAGACTGGGGCATTTGAGGCTAAGGACTTTTTTGATGTTATGGCTTTAAAAGAACATGTAGGTCCAGCCTGAAGGTGGAAAGCCATTAAGGATCAGAAGAGTTTCTTCTGCCTGACATGAAACCATGAGTCACAGAAGGTGGATCCCTCCTCACCATGGCATGGAAGGAaggcagcacagctcctgccttTGGCTGAGCTAGTGGAGGCTGGAGCTGACTTAGTGCAACACCAGAGCTTGTCTCTGGGTACAAACCCTGCTCGACCACCTTGGTTTCCACTTGTGTAGCTGCAAACTTCTCTACCTCACATCACACCTACAACAGTCAACAGCTAGGCTTTGTGAATGTGGTTCCAACCACATAAAGCAGGTATCAAAGCATTTCAGATATGAAAGCAGATTGCCCCCAGGGTGCAACCGACCAACAACTCTCCTATAGTTTCAGTTGTTTCTGACAATTTATCTTGTGAGAAAATACAAAGGcatcttctccctccttcttccttttctctatgCGTTTTCTCACTTGGATAGGACAATCTTACTGTAAAGAAAAACCATTTCTTGACCAGAAACACACTTTAGATGAGCATATTCAGTGGCAAGATACCTGGTTACAAAAAGCTGTGAACTTTTTAACAGCCATTTTATTCAAATAGAACCAGGACCATACAACGATTTAGCAGAGTGAGATGGGCACATGTATTGGAGAGAGTTACCTTTTGACAGTCTTCACTGAAAGCACCCTCTTGCTTCGCCTGAGGCAAAACAGCCCTTGCTGCTTTGGGGGAATGGGTCTTTTCTTTGCCATTGGGGCACATGTTTTCCTGTGTCCCACCTGCTGTAACGGGGGTCACTCCACTTGAAATGCTCGTGTCAAAGAGCAAACTCCTTCTGTGGTTTACAGTGGAATCCTGCTGGTTAGCGCTTGGTGTCACCGGAGCTGCAGGTGCAGATCTTACATCGTTTCTTAAGCCAGGTGGGGAAGGGTTTTTGGAGTCTGGAGATGGGTTTGGATCTTTCTGAGACAGCACCATCCCGCTGGTTTTGGACAACACCAGATTCATTACTTCACTGGTTATTTTGCTGACTGCAGTAGAATCAATTAGTGTGGATGTCTCCTTTCTCACTGAAACATCAGAAGAGGAAGATGGCTGGTTGTCAGCTTGGCCTGATAGAATATCAGAGCTCCTTTTGGTCAACAAATAGACTTTCCCATTGTACATGACCAGAGCATTATCTTTAATAGGTGGGATTTCTGTTTGGCTTCCACCAGGACCGCTAGAACAGAGTGATAAAATATTCGCAGAATTCGCTTCTGCATTCTTCATGTCTGACAAAGTCTTCAGGATCTTGGAAGCCATGTTATTGGATGACTTCACGGGAATCAGGCAAGGCGTCGACAACTGTGAACCTTCCTGCACAACCCATTTCATCGGAGTTTGCTGGCACTGCTGACCATCAGATGTTGCCGTCCCAGGAGAAGGACTACTTCCCTTTTGTGTGGCTGTCATTATCAACGTTTGTGAAACTTCCGGGGCAGGTTTTGGGCAAATGGCTCGTATACTCGTAAGGgctgttttcactgttttcactgGCGACACGTAAATAACAGTTGGCATTTTTGCACTGTCATCTCCTCCTGACATGTTTGTTGCTGTCGCTGCAAGGATTTTTTGCTGTACTGCAGGTGGTAAAAAAGAAGCTGGGACAGATTTCACTTCTGCATCAGCTGGGATCTGGAGGTGGTGGCCAGAAGGCAGGCTTGAAGCCTTCACAGCAACTGGCAGCGTTTTTGTATTGAGCACCATGTATGCTGTGTTACTCTGGTTGGATGAActggtgacagcaatgttcTGTAAAGACAGTTTGTCCACTGAAACACAACTGCTCTGGCTGTTAGCACCTGAATTCAGAGGTAGGCTCTCTTTTTCAGAACCTGCCCTAAGACTTTCCTGTTTGTCTAATGTCCTTGCAAGAATAATCTTTCCAGGGCTGGGAGACTGAAAAACAGGTATCTTAACAGAGGAAGGTGCAGTGGTATTGGCAAGCTGTGTCTTAAAAGTAAGATGGACTGGACTAGAAACACTCGCTTTAGAATTATTTGCCATGGCTGAAGACTGAACTATTGGCACAAAGCTTCCAGAAGCTTTAGGAATTGGAAGTAATTTCAGAAGGTTTTTTCCGTCTGGTCCCGTCGTCTGAACTACTCGGTACATACAGCCTGCAACGCTTAACAAAACAAAGACGAGACAaaagacaagagaaaagaaagatagCATAAGTGAACACAGCACAGATATCTTCATTCATGTGCATCAGTGCATTGTACACCCAGTGCTGCTAACGCCTCAGAAGCTGATGAACTACTGAAAACTCCTGATCTTCAGGGACTTCACTGGCAAATCAGACTGAGCTACTCAGTGTACATTTGGGGGCAGCATTTCAGAACACCACAGGCTATCTGAAAAACAACCTTTACACCCCAGAGTAGCAGGAAATGGCATCCTTTTCAGGTAACAAGTTAGAAGATCTAAAGAAACCCCTTACATTACCCTCCTCTTCTACTTACAGGCCCTTTTgttctgagaaaataaaaagctcccTCCAGATTTCACACAGAAGCTGTGGTTTTTGCTTTCCCATCTCCCTGTTCCTATTAATAGCCTGCTTAGTGCTACAAAGTCTGAATCTCACAGAAGCTTCAGGAAAAGGCAGCGGATTAATTGTGTGGcaagacagaagcagaaattactTTAGACATACATATAAAACAAGGGAATTAAGATGCAGAATACATTGACTTTGTGGAGTAGGCTGTAGGATGACCACAAGCCTACATCTCACCTGCCTGCTCATTCTTCAGGCAGATACAGACCACAAAGGTGGTGGTCTTCAAAGAGAGCAACAAAATGCTATCAAGATACATGCATTTATAAGAGCAGAAGTCTTAAGTCTAGGAAGGGAAAGGCTTCAAAACTGAGGAGGAAGACATGGAAACAGCACCAGTCAAATCTGGAGAGTGTATTTTGGTAGGTGAAGATAGGAACTCCCAAGAGCGGACAGACAGAACCCTGTGAAACCAGAAGTCAGTTGTGATGCTTCAAATGTCACGATTTTCCAAGTCCAAGATACTGGACTTGAAATACATATTGCAAGATACTCTTGGGACTCTCAGAAGAACAATCGAATGcccaaagcactgcagaagcaaCACGGCATGTCAAGACATGCATGAACAAAACAGTTTCCCTCACTAGTAAAGAGGCCAAATGAACTGAAAGTAAGTTTCATAGTCTTGGTATCAGATCCAGAATGATAAAAAGGCAAAGCTGCCAACTCTACTCTGTCCCATTGACTTTCTGCATGGATAAATGCATTGAGAACATGGACATGAGATTATTTCCCCGTACCAGTCCAGATGACATCAATGTTTTGTGCTGTTTACCATCAAGTAGTTTTGAAAcactggcatttttttctggcaGTGAAGCATTACAGTTTGGACTTCCAACCCAGCTTGGAACAGAGTGACCAGGAGACACCCATCATGTGTCCCGCTGACAGATCTCCTCAAGAAGGCAGTCAAGACACTGCCTTTTCCCATCAAGTGAGAAGAAGGATGCTGTTCACTCTCAGAGCTGGACAGTTCCTGCTACAATCTGAGGGGTCACGTTCCCCTTGGTGGCCAACACAAACGACCATGCTAT of Lathamus discolor isolate bLatDis1 chromosome 19, bLatDis1.hap1, whole genome shotgun sequence contains these proteins:
- the LRIF1 gene encoding ligand-dependent nuclear receptor-interacting factor 1 isoform X2, whose translation is MSPRPPRSPEERPRRAPQFVAGCMYRVVQTTGPDGKNLLKLLPIPKASGSFVPIVQSSAMANNSKASVSSPVHLTFKTQLANTTAPSSVKIPVFQSPSPGKIILARTLDKQESLRAGSEKESLPLNSGANSQSSCVSVDKLSLQNIAVTSSSNQSNTAYMVLNTKTLPVAVKASSLPSGHHLQIPADAEVKSVPASFLPPAVQQKILAATATNMSGGDDSAKMPTVIYVSPVKTVKTALTSIRAICPKPAPEVSQTLIMTATQKGSSPSPGTATSDGQQCQQTPMKWVVQEGSQLSTPCLIPVKSSNNMASKILKTLSDMKNAEANSANILSLCSSGPGGSQTEIPPIKDNALVMYNGKVYLLTKRSSDILSGQADNQPSSSSDVSVRKETSTLIDSTAVSKITSEVMNLVLSKTSGMVLSQKDPNPSPDSKNPSPPGLRNDVRSAPAAPVTPSANQQDSTVNHRRSLLFDTSISSGVTPVTAGGTQENMCPNGKEKTHSPKAARAVLPQAKQEGAFSEDCQKIQCEKMDSPRKLIQIKQQEKPHWKQYLELRKKFGLSKEERVYLKRIPLRSSCEELEERVCSSNSLKRKSDSIDSSSVDVETANQHQECVNEEKKTVDPEEDLTKKRKVKSSAASDTGKRRKTSVKSTTGPSSENTSSSSSVHSRSPSPPPVLLQQSISTDFTLSSLGRDSEQELDSQYSDIPYPSIPVLVSSEDAPSILEGSFRNDAFPLTPPDLDETIQDERIERLKQQLRAREAALEEMRRKMQQS
- the LRIF1 gene encoding ligand-dependent nuclear receptor-interacting factor 1 isoform X3, which encodes MYRVVQTTGPDGKNLLKLLPIPKASGSFVPIVQSSAMANNSKASVSSPVHLTFKTQLANTTAPSSVKIPVFQSPSPGKIILARTLDKQESLRAGSEKESLPLNSGANSQSSCVSVDKLSLQNIAVTSSSNQSNTAYMVLNTKTLPVAVKASSLPSGHHLQIPADAEVKSVPASFLPPAVQQKILAATATNMSGGDDSAKMPTVIYVSPVKTVKTALTSIRAICPKPAPEVSQTLIMTATQKGSSPSPGTATSDGQQCQQTPMKWVVQEGSQLSTPCLIPVKSSNNMASKILKTLSDMKNAEANSANILSLCSSGPGGSQTEIPPIKDNALVMYNGKVYLLTKRSSDILSGQADNQPSSSSDVSVRKETSTLIDSTAVSKITSEVMNLVLSKTSGMVLSQKDPNPSPDSKNPSPPGLRNDVRSAPAAPVTPSANQQDSTVNHRRSLLFDTSISSGVTPVTAGGTQENMCPNGKEKTHSPKAARAVLPQAKQEGAFSEDCQKIQCEKMDSPRKLIQIKQQEKPHWKQYLELRKKFGLSKEERVYLKRIPLRSSCEELEERVCSSNSLKRKSDSIDSSSVDVETANQHQECVNEEKKTVDPEEDLTKKRKVKSSAASDTGKRRKTSVKSTTGPSSENTSSSSSVHSRSPSPPPVLLQQSISTDFTLSSLGRDSEQELDSQYSDIPYPSIPVLVSSEDAPSILEGSFRNDAFPLTPPDLDETIQDERIERLKQQLRAREAALEEMRRKMQQS
- the LRIF1 gene encoding ligand-dependent nuclear receptor-interacting factor 1 isoform X1, with the translated sequence MKISVLCSLMLSFFSLVFCLVFVLLSVAGCMYRVVQTTGPDGKNLLKLLPIPKASGSFVPIVQSSAMANNSKASVSSPVHLTFKTQLANTTAPSSVKIPVFQSPSPGKIILARTLDKQESLRAGSEKESLPLNSGANSQSSCVSVDKLSLQNIAVTSSSNQSNTAYMVLNTKTLPVAVKASSLPSGHHLQIPADAEVKSVPASFLPPAVQQKILAATATNMSGGDDSAKMPTVIYVSPVKTVKTALTSIRAICPKPAPEVSQTLIMTATQKGSSPSPGTATSDGQQCQQTPMKWVVQEGSQLSTPCLIPVKSSNNMASKILKTLSDMKNAEANSANILSLCSSGPGGSQTEIPPIKDNALVMYNGKVYLLTKRSSDILSGQADNQPSSSSDVSVRKETSTLIDSTAVSKITSEVMNLVLSKTSGMVLSQKDPNPSPDSKNPSPPGLRNDVRSAPAAPVTPSANQQDSTVNHRRSLLFDTSISSGVTPVTAGGTQENMCPNGKEKTHSPKAARAVLPQAKQEGAFSEDCQKIQCEKMDSPRKLIQIKQQEKPHWKQYLELRKKFGLSKEERVYLKRIPLRSSCEELEERVCSSNSLKRKSDSIDSSSVDVETANQHQECVNEEKKTVDPEEDLTKKRKVKSSAASDTGKRRKTSVKSTTGPSSENTSSSSSVHSRSPSPPPVLLQQSISTDFTLSSLGRDSEQELDSQYSDIPYPSIPVLVSSEDAPSILEGSFRNDAFPLTPPDLDETIQDERIERLKQQLRAREAALEEMRRKMQQS